From Etheostoma cragini isolate CJK2018 chromosome 1, CSU_Ecrag_1.0, whole genome shotgun sequence, a single genomic window includes:
- the bnc1 gene encoding zinc finger protein basonuclin-1 isoform X1: protein MTMAEAICCTLVNCNCDSFKSGKLKRRQCENCKHGWVAHALSKLKVHHMYQSSQVEIVHSNVVFDICSLMLYGTQAIPIRLKILLDRLFSVLKQEEVIQILNALDWTLQDYIRGYVLQDVAGKVLDRWAIMTFEEEIATLQQFLRFGETKSIVELMALQDKEGQAVLVPSTRTNSDIRTFIERNTPHTAANLSTSKVDKLSTNSMHHFENFVNSMAFMLPFQLLGSVPAPFLGSPTGAPPHHQHQQHQQHQQQTQRRDDQGRDGLGRDNPLPLSHPPESSLLGSSSVSFTADLDQSGDKPMDSLSTTTKIEAEDFSTSDNYSDGPSTPCTPSMSSDVTQMSPEGKLRSLDRNGCGGGGVSGGGGGGCSLKKGRVFCNACEKTFYDKGTLKIHYNAVHLKIKHKCTIEGCNMVFSSLRSRNRHSANPNPRLHMPMNRNNRDKDLRGSLSGDESSQGEKRSEYGTPIPVCSAESHKSVPSYMVSHVDTGSKLHSSLFPSMGQSGILFPNLKTVQPVLPFYRSLVTPAELANTPGTLPSLPLLSSSVPVKPITAPDNYMTDPIPKKKSRKSSMPIKIEKEVIERDEDMDKGSSSEDEAPLQDRNKEDCDGRRAEGHMCARQAREERQERGAFIREEKERAGAKHLLDQSLDTEMTAGEDKDDEHRQAETGVITSAPSPVQDRLMENHCDNNLHCQEPNGNEEREDRELRWDEGEHRLTNGGGLQLIERQREGLGLDSCVDDYSDSGMSHLDPNADLPHHCEICRKTFKNPYSVKMHYQNVHLKEMHMCNVDGCNAAFPSRRSRDRHSANLNLHNKLLTKDSFSPANTLYLPSSHCRDRASVGRDYYQDQRDRDLPHRDPNSQTSVIFRGHNRMGLVFPMSKMSTAPTSAETSPLGEMEGLGVGEGGGNGDDGAVLDLSTSSSAPPRGSSSARSSWDSDGAGSEEGEGIEEDEEALPMEDSDESCDGIGMGRPGGEELVIGEERTLGCIGGGQGGLQGSGGGSPITCHVCQKVYSNKGTFRAHYKTVHLRLLHKCKVPGCDTSFSSVRSRNRHSQNPNLHRNLAVSSGATIDKE from the exons GCTATCTGCTGCACTTTGGTGAACTGTAACTGTGACAGCTTCAAGTCGGGGAAGCTAAAGAGGAGGCAGTGTGAAAACTGCAAGCATGGCTGGGTGGCACACG CCCTGAGTAAACTGAAGGTGCACCACATGTACCAGAGCAGCCAGGTGGAGATCGTGCACTCCAACGTGGTGTTTGATATCTGCAGCCTGATGCTGTACGGCACCCAGGCCATCCCCATCCGCCTCAAGATCCTGCTGGACCGCCTGTTCTCCGTGCTCAAGCAGGAGGAGGTCATCCAGATCCTCAACGCACTGGACTGGACCCTGCAGGACTACATACGGGGATACGTGCTCCAG gatgtagcagggaaGGTGCTGGACCGGTGGGCCATCATGACCTTCGAGGAGGAGATTGCCACACTGCAGCAGTTCCTGCGTTTTGGCGAGACAAAGTCCATAGTGGAGCTGATGGCTCTGCAGGACAAGGAGGGTCAGGCAGTGTTGGTTCCCAGCACCCGCACCAACTCAGACATCCGCACTTTCATTGAGCGCAACACCCCACACACTGCTGCCAACCTCTCCACATCCAAAGTAGATAAGCTGAGCACCAACAGCATGCACCATTTTGAGAACTTTGTCAACAGCATGGCCTTTATGCTGCCCTTCCAACTGTTAGGCTCTGTTCCTGCTCCGTTTCTGGGCTCACCAACAGGGGCACCGCCGCACCACCAgcaccagcagcaccagcagcaccagcagcagaCTCAGAGACGAGATGATCAAGGTCGGGATGGTCTAGGAAGGGACAATCCCCTCCCGCTTTCCCACCCTCCAGAGAGCAGCCTGCTAGGTTCCAGCTCTGTCTCATTCACTGCTGATCTGGACCAAAGCGGAGACAAGCCAATGGACAGCCTCTCCACTACCACAAAGATCGAGGCAGAGGACTTCTCCACTAGTGACAACTACTCGGATGGGCCGTCCACGCCGTGCACACCCTCCATGAGCTCTGACGTAACCCAGATGTCACCCGAGGGCAAGCTGCGCTCTTTGGACAGGAATGGGTGTGGCGGTGGAGGAGTCTCtggaggaggtgggggaggaTGCTCTTTGAAGAAAGGTCGGGTATTTTGCAACGCCTGTGAGAAGACATTCTACGATAAAGGCACTCTGAAAATTCACTACAATGCAGTGCACCTGAAGATTAAGCACAAGTGTACCATCGAGGGCTGCAACATGGTGTTCAGCTCTCTGCGCAGTCGCAATCGCCATAGTGCCAACCCCAACCCACGGCTACACATGCCAATGAACCGCAACAACCGGGACAAAGACCTGCGGGGCAGCTTGTCTGGTGATGAGAGCTCGCAAGGAGAGAAGAGATCTGAATATGGAACCCCCATCCCTGTCTGTTCTGCAGAAAGCCATAAGTCAGTGCCCAGCTACATGGTGAGCCATGTCGACACTGGCTCGAAACTCCACAGCAGCTTGTTCCCCAGCATGGGCCAAAGTGGCATCCTCTTCCCTAACTTGAAAACAGTACAGCCTGTCCTGCCTTTCTACCGCAGCCTGGTAACTCCAGCAGAGCTTGCCAACACCCCAGGTACACTACCCTCCCTACCTCTGTTATCCTCCTCTGTACCTGTCAAACCCATCACGGCCCCTGATAACTACATGACAGACCCCATACCAAAGAAAAAGTCTAGGAAGTCAAGCATGCCAATAAAGATAGAGAAGGAAGTGATAGAACGGGATGAGGACATGGACAAGGGGAGCAGCTCTGAGGACGAGGCTCCTTTACAGGACAGGAACAAGGAAGATTGTGACGGACGCCGAGCAGAAGGGCATATGTGCGCAAGACAAGCCAGGGAGGAGAGGCAGGAAAGAGGTGCTTTCATTAGGGAAGAGAAGGAAAGGGCGGGCGCCAAGCATCTGTTGGACCAATCCTTAGATACAGAAATGACAGCGGGGGAGGACAAAGATGATGAGCACAGGCAAGCTGAAACAGGGGTCATCACCTCTGCACCCTCCCCCGTCCAAGACAGACTGATGGAGAATCACTGTGACAACAACTTACACTGTCAGGAACCAAATGGCAATGAAGAAAGGGAGGACAGGGAGCTCAGATGGGATGAGGGTGAGCACAGGCTGACTAACGGGGGCGGGCTCCAGCTCATAGAGCGCCAGAGAGAGGGATTGGGATTGGACAGCTGTGTAGACGACTACAGTGACTCAGGTATGTCTCACCTCGACCCCAACGCTGACCTACCACACCACTGTGAGATCTGCAGAAAGACCTTTAAGAACCCGTACAGTGTCAAGATGCACTACCAAAATGTCCACCTGAAGGAGATGCACATGTGCAACGTGGACGGCTGCAATGCTGCCTTCCCCTCCCGCAGGAGCCGAGACAG aCACAGTGCAAATTTGAATCTACACAACAAACTGCTGACCAAAGACTCATTCAGCCCCGCCAATACGCTATACTTGCCCTCATCCCACTGTAGAGACAGAGCCTCTGTTGGCCGGGACTACTACCAAGACCAGCGGGACAGAGATTTGCCTCATCGAGACCCAAATAGCCAAACCTCTGTCATCTTTCGAGGACACAATCGCATGGGTCTGGTCTTCCCAATGAGCAAAATGTCTACCGCACCAACCAGTGCTGAGACATCTCCCTTAGGAGAAATGGAGGGATTAGGAGTAGGAGAAGGGGGTGGAAATGGGGACGATGGGGCAGTCTTGGACCTGAGCACTTCCTCCTCTGCCCCACCTCGTGGCAGCAGCAGTGCTCGATCTTCCTGGGACTCAGATGGTGCCGGTAGTGAGGAAGGGGAAGGGAttgaagaggatgaggaggctCTCCCCATGGAGGACAGTGATGAAAGCTGCGATGGGATCGGCATGGGGAGGCCTGGGGGCGAGGAGTTGGTAATCGGGGAAGAGAGGACCCTGGGCTGCATTGGGGGAGGACAAGGCGGGCTTCAGGGAAGCGGGGGTGGATCTCCTATAACCTGCCACGTCTGCCAAAAGGTTTACAGCAACAAGGGGACATTCAGAGCCCATTACAAGACTGTCCATCTGCGGCTGCTTCACAAGTGTAAAGTCCCTGGCTGTGATACATCCTTCTCCTCTGTGCGAAGCAGAAACAGGCACAGCCAGAACCCGAACCTTCACAGGAACCTGGCCGTTAGCTCAGGTGCCACGATAGACAAGGAGTAG
- the bnc1 gene encoding zinc finger protein basonuclin-1 isoform X2 — protein sequence MDIQAICCTLVNCNCDSFKSGKLKRRQCENCKHGWVAHALSKLKVHHMYQSSQVEIVHSNVVFDICSLMLYGTQAIPIRLKILLDRLFSVLKQEEVIQILNALDWTLQDYIRGYVLQDVAGKVLDRWAIMTFEEEIATLQQFLRFGETKSIVELMALQDKEGQAVLVPSTRTNSDIRTFIERNTPHTAANLSTSKVDKLSTNSMHHFENFVNSMAFMLPFQLLGSVPAPFLGSPTGAPPHHQHQQHQQHQQQTQRRDDQGRDGLGRDNPLPLSHPPESSLLGSSSVSFTADLDQSGDKPMDSLSTTTKIEAEDFSTSDNYSDGPSTPCTPSMSSDVTQMSPEGKLRSLDRNGCGGGGVSGGGGGGCSLKKGRVFCNACEKTFYDKGTLKIHYNAVHLKIKHKCTIEGCNMVFSSLRSRNRHSANPNPRLHMPMNRNNRDKDLRGSLSGDESSQGEKRSEYGTPIPVCSAESHKSVPSYMVSHVDTGSKLHSSLFPSMGQSGILFPNLKTVQPVLPFYRSLVTPAELANTPGTLPSLPLLSSSVPVKPITAPDNYMTDPIPKKKSRKSSMPIKIEKEVIERDEDMDKGSSSEDEAPLQDRNKEDCDGRRAEGHMCARQAREERQERGAFIREEKERAGAKHLLDQSLDTEMTAGEDKDDEHRQAETGVITSAPSPVQDRLMENHCDNNLHCQEPNGNEEREDRELRWDEGEHRLTNGGGLQLIERQREGLGLDSCVDDYSDSGMSHLDPNADLPHHCEICRKTFKNPYSVKMHYQNVHLKEMHMCNVDGCNAAFPSRRSRDRHSANLNLHNKLLTKDSFSPANTLYLPSSHCRDRASVGRDYYQDQRDRDLPHRDPNSQTSVIFRGHNRMGLVFPMSKMSTAPTSAETSPLGEMEGLGVGEGGGNGDDGAVLDLSTSSSAPPRGSSSARSSWDSDGAGSEEGEGIEEDEEALPMEDSDESCDGIGMGRPGGEELVIGEERTLGCIGGGQGGLQGSGGGSPITCHVCQKVYSNKGTFRAHYKTVHLRLLHKCKVPGCDTSFSSVRSRNRHSQNPNLHRNLAVSSGATIDKE from the exons ATGGATATTCAG GCTATCTGCTGCACTTTGGTGAACTGTAACTGTGACAGCTTCAAGTCGGGGAAGCTAAAGAGGAGGCAGTGTGAAAACTGCAAGCATGGCTGGGTGGCACACG CCCTGAGTAAACTGAAGGTGCACCACATGTACCAGAGCAGCCAGGTGGAGATCGTGCACTCCAACGTGGTGTTTGATATCTGCAGCCTGATGCTGTACGGCACCCAGGCCATCCCCATCCGCCTCAAGATCCTGCTGGACCGCCTGTTCTCCGTGCTCAAGCAGGAGGAGGTCATCCAGATCCTCAACGCACTGGACTGGACCCTGCAGGACTACATACGGGGATACGTGCTCCAG gatgtagcagggaaGGTGCTGGACCGGTGGGCCATCATGACCTTCGAGGAGGAGATTGCCACACTGCAGCAGTTCCTGCGTTTTGGCGAGACAAAGTCCATAGTGGAGCTGATGGCTCTGCAGGACAAGGAGGGTCAGGCAGTGTTGGTTCCCAGCACCCGCACCAACTCAGACATCCGCACTTTCATTGAGCGCAACACCCCACACACTGCTGCCAACCTCTCCACATCCAAAGTAGATAAGCTGAGCACCAACAGCATGCACCATTTTGAGAACTTTGTCAACAGCATGGCCTTTATGCTGCCCTTCCAACTGTTAGGCTCTGTTCCTGCTCCGTTTCTGGGCTCACCAACAGGGGCACCGCCGCACCACCAgcaccagcagcaccagcagcaccagcagcagaCTCAGAGACGAGATGATCAAGGTCGGGATGGTCTAGGAAGGGACAATCCCCTCCCGCTTTCCCACCCTCCAGAGAGCAGCCTGCTAGGTTCCAGCTCTGTCTCATTCACTGCTGATCTGGACCAAAGCGGAGACAAGCCAATGGACAGCCTCTCCACTACCACAAAGATCGAGGCAGAGGACTTCTCCACTAGTGACAACTACTCGGATGGGCCGTCCACGCCGTGCACACCCTCCATGAGCTCTGACGTAACCCAGATGTCACCCGAGGGCAAGCTGCGCTCTTTGGACAGGAATGGGTGTGGCGGTGGAGGAGTCTCtggaggaggtgggggaggaTGCTCTTTGAAGAAAGGTCGGGTATTTTGCAACGCCTGTGAGAAGACATTCTACGATAAAGGCACTCTGAAAATTCACTACAATGCAGTGCACCTGAAGATTAAGCACAAGTGTACCATCGAGGGCTGCAACATGGTGTTCAGCTCTCTGCGCAGTCGCAATCGCCATAGTGCCAACCCCAACCCACGGCTACACATGCCAATGAACCGCAACAACCGGGACAAAGACCTGCGGGGCAGCTTGTCTGGTGATGAGAGCTCGCAAGGAGAGAAGAGATCTGAATATGGAACCCCCATCCCTGTCTGTTCTGCAGAAAGCCATAAGTCAGTGCCCAGCTACATGGTGAGCCATGTCGACACTGGCTCGAAACTCCACAGCAGCTTGTTCCCCAGCATGGGCCAAAGTGGCATCCTCTTCCCTAACTTGAAAACAGTACAGCCTGTCCTGCCTTTCTACCGCAGCCTGGTAACTCCAGCAGAGCTTGCCAACACCCCAGGTACACTACCCTCCCTACCTCTGTTATCCTCCTCTGTACCTGTCAAACCCATCACGGCCCCTGATAACTACATGACAGACCCCATACCAAAGAAAAAGTCTAGGAAGTCAAGCATGCCAATAAAGATAGAGAAGGAAGTGATAGAACGGGATGAGGACATGGACAAGGGGAGCAGCTCTGAGGACGAGGCTCCTTTACAGGACAGGAACAAGGAAGATTGTGACGGACGCCGAGCAGAAGGGCATATGTGCGCAAGACAAGCCAGGGAGGAGAGGCAGGAAAGAGGTGCTTTCATTAGGGAAGAGAAGGAAAGGGCGGGCGCCAAGCATCTGTTGGACCAATCCTTAGATACAGAAATGACAGCGGGGGAGGACAAAGATGATGAGCACAGGCAAGCTGAAACAGGGGTCATCACCTCTGCACCCTCCCCCGTCCAAGACAGACTGATGGAGAATCACTGTGACAACAACTTACACTGTCAGGAACCAAATGGCAATGAAGAAAGGGAGGACAGGGAGCTCAGATGGGATGAGGGTGAGCACAGGCTGACTAACGGGGGCGGGCTCCAGCTCATAGAGCGCCAGAGAGAGGGATTGGGATTGGACAGCTGTGTAGACGACTACAGTGACTCAGGTATGTCTCACCTCGACCCCAACGCTGACCTACCACACCACTGTGAGATCTGCAGAAAGACCTTTAAGAACCCGTACAGTGTCAAGATGCACTACCAAAATGTCCACCTGAAGGAGATGCACATGTGCAACGTGGACGGCTGCAATGCTGCCTTCCCCTCCCGCAGGAGCCGAGACAG aCACAGTGCAAATTTGAATCTACACAACAAACTGCTGACCAAAGACTCATTCAGCCCCGCCAATACGCTATACTTGCCCTCATCCCACTGTAGAGACAGAGCCTCTGTTGGCCGGGACTACTACCAAGACCAGCGGGACAGAGATTTGCCTCATCGAGACCCAAATAGCCAAACCTCTGTCATCTTTCGAGGACACAATCGCATGGGTCTGGTCTTCCCAATGAGCAAAATGTCTACCGCACCAACCAGTGCTGAGACATCTCCCTTAGGAGAAATGGAGGGATTAGGAGTAGGAGAAGGGGGTGGAAATGGGGACGATGGGGCAGTCTTGGACCTGAGCACTTCCTCCTCTGCCCCACCTCGTGGCAGCAGCAGTGCTCGATCTTCCTGGGACTCAGATGGTGCCGGTAGTGAGGAAGGGGAAGGGAttgaagaggatgaggaggctCTCCCCATGGAGGACAGTGATGAAAGCTGCGATGGGATCGGCATGGGGAGGCCTGGGGGCGAGGAGTTGGTAATCGGGGAAGAGAGGACCCTGGGCTGCATTGGGGGAGGACAAGGCGGGCTTCAGGGAAGCGGGGGTGGATCTCCTATAACCTGCCACGTCTGCCAAAAGGTTTACAGCAACAAGGGGACATTCAGAGCCCATTACAAGACTGTCCATCTGCGGCTGCTTCACAAGTGTAAAGTCCCTGGCTGTGATACATCCTTCTCCTCTGTGCGAAGCAGAAACAGGCACAGCCAGAACCCGAACCTTCACAGGAACCTGGCCGTTAGCTCAGGTGCCACGATAGACAAGGAGTAG